A genomic window from Vigna radiata var. radiata cultivar VC1973A chromosome 2, Vradiata_ver6, whole genome shotgun sequence includes:
- the LOC106756559 gene encoding UDP-D-apiose/UDP-D-xylose synthase 2: MNRSSTMARVDLDGNPIKPITICMIGAGGFIGSHLCEKLMHETPHTVFALDVYNDKIKHLLEPDSLPWAGRITFHRLNIKHDSRLEGLIKMADLTINLAAICTPADYNTRPLDTIYSNFIDALPVVKYCSENNKRLIHFSTCEVYGKTIGAFLPKDSPLRKDPAYFVLKEDESPCIFGSIEKQRWSYACAKQLIERLIYAEGAENGLEFTIVRPFNWIGPRMDFIPGIDGPSEGVPRVLACFSNNLLRGEPLKLVDGGQSQRTFVYIKDAIEAVLLMIENPARANGHIFNVGNPNNEVTVRQLAEIMIQVYSKVSGEKTPETPTIDVSSKEFYGEGYDDSDKRIPDMTIINKQLGWNPKTSLFDLLESTLTYQHRTYAEAIKKVIAKPVAS, encoded by the exons ATGAATCGAAGCAGCACAATGGCGCGAGTGGATCTGGACGGTAACCCCATCAAGCCTATCACGATCTGCATGATCGGTGCCGGTGGGTTCATCGGCTCGCACCTCTGCGAGAAACTCATGCACGAAACCCCTCACACGGTTTTCGCCTTGGACGTTTACAATGACAAGATCAAGCACCTTCTGGAACCCGATTCTCTGCCTTGGGCCGGTCGCATCACCTTCCACCGCCTCAACATCAAACACGATTCTCGCCTCGAAGGTCTCATCAAGATGGCAGATCTC ACAATTAATCTGGCTGCGATTTGCACCCCTGCGGATTACAACACGCGTCCGCTCGACACCATTTACAGCAATTTCATTGACGCACTCCCCGTG GTGAAATACTGTTCAGAGAATAACAAGCGCCTTATCCACTTCTCCACTTGCGAAGTGTACGGGAAAACGATTGGAGCCTTTCTCCCCAAAGATAGTCCTCTTCGTAAg GATCCGGCGTACTTTGTCCTTAAAGAAGACGAATCTCCTTGCATTTTTGGTTCTATTGAAAAGCAGAGGTGGTCTTACGCCTGTGCTAAACAGTTGATTGAGAGGCTGATTTATG CTGAGGGCGCTGAAAATGGTTTGGAATTCACCATTGTTAGGCCTTTTAACTGGATTGGACCTAGAATGGATTTCATTCCTGGCATCGATGGTCCAAGTGAGGGTGTTCCTCGGGTTCTTGCATGCTTTAGCAAT AATCTTCTCAGAGGAGAGCCCCTCAAGCTTGTAGACGGTGGACAGTCTCAAAGGACCTTTGTTTACATTAAAGATGCTATTGAGGCTgtcttgttgatgatt GAAAATCCTGCCAGAGCTAATGGTCATATATTTAATGTCGGTAACCCAAACAACGAGGTTACTGTTAGGCAGCTTGCTGAAATAATGATTCAG GTTTACTCAAAGGTGAGTGGAGAAAAAACTCCTGAAACCCCAACCATTGATGTGAGCTCAAAAGAATTTTATGGTGAGGGATATGATGACAGTGACAAGAGAATTCCTGACATGACCATAATAAACAAGCAGCTTG GTTGGAATCCTAAGACTTCGCTCTTCGACCTGCTGGAATCCACTCTGACCTATCAGCACAGGACATATGCTGAAGCCATCAAGAAAGTAATTGCAAAACCCGTTGCAAGTTAA